A region from the Coffea eugenioides isolate CCC68of chromosome 9, Ceug_1.0, whole genome shotgun sequence genome encodes:
- the LOC113782737 gene encoding G-type lectin S-receptor-like serine/threonine-protein kinase At1g34300 — protein sequence MSLLLFFFISFSLSNLQFSTSQQQQNISSFSNLDSPWTPDQNKILLSPNSTFAAGFFPLPSSPSLFTFSVWYYSIPNKTIVWSANDNSPVSNSASLVISPSGVLTLINSSYGQNLWPSRPVSNSNSTQLILQESGNLVFGTWQSFANPTNTILPSQNINGTILTSKNGKFKFIKSNQLVYNDNPSNYWSIGNAFLSLDNLGKISMANGFSYISSDYGDKKLRRLTLDEDGNLRHYSFNPISGVWTDVWRAMYNLCRIQGTCGLNAICVYDPLVTFVSCTCPPGFKKNSLDPNSCDRINPITDLKSTKFLQLDYVNFTGGTNLTFFMVSNFTTCQAECLRRQNCLGFLYRYDGTTTCILQLDRLFYAYWSSGVKGAFFLRVDKSETATEPKFTGLTSVLETSCPVTIRLPFPPEESSATTRNIVIISIFLAAELISGVFFFWAFLKKYTKYRDMARTFGLESVPAGGPKRFSYSEIREATKNFSQVVGKGGFGIVYKGNLRDGRVVAVKVLKNVTGGDSDFWAEVTIIARMHHLNLVTLWGFCTEKGRRMLVYEYVANGSLDKFIFQKNVDTSNLQRENISNSSLGQRPVLELNIRYRIAVGVARAIAYLHEECLEWVLHCDIKPENILLGEDFCPKVSDFGLAKLKTKEDRMSMSGIRGTRGYLAPEWVRGDRQITSKSDVYSFGMVLLEIVTGVRNFEQQNSKMESDQWYLPMWAFDKVFKEMNVDEVLDPKIRQSHENRSHLDIVNRMVKTAMWCLQDRPDDRPSMGKVAKMLEGTVEITEPKRPVIFYLGTDEHTGTLNNPTQH from the coding sequence ATGTCTCTGTtgctcttcttcttcatcagcTTTAGCCTCTCAAATCTTCAATTTTCAACCTCCCAACAACAGCAAAACATCTCATCTTTCTCCAATTTAGATTCACCATGGACTCCAGATCAGAACAAAATCCTTCTTTCTCCCAACTCCACCTTTGCTGCAGGCTTTTTCCCACTGCCCTCTTCACCAAGCCTCTTTACATTCTCAGTTTGGTATTATAGCATCCCAAACAAGACAATAGTCTGGTCTGCAAATGATAACTCCCCTGTTAGCAACTCTGCTTCTTTAGTCATTTCGCCGTCAGGGGTATTAACCTTGATTAACAGCTCTTATGGTCAAAATTTGTGGCCTTCAAGGCCTGTTAGCAACTCAAACTCCACACAACTCATCCTCCAGGAAAGTGGCAACTTGGTCTTTGGGACATGGCAAAGTTTTGCTAATCCAACTAATACAATTCTTCCCAGTCAGAATATTAATGGTACAATTTTAACTTCCAAGAATGGGAAGTTCAAGTTTATCAAGTCTAATCAACTAGTTTACAATGACAATCCCTCCAACTACTGGAGCATTGGTAATGCTTTTCTCAGCTTGGATAATCTGGGGAAGATTTCCATGGCGAACGGCTTTTCTTACATTTCGTCAGACTATGGGGATAAGAAGTTGAGAAGACTGACTCTTGATGAAGATGGTAATCTCAGACATTACAGCTTTAATCCAATTTCTGGTGTGTGGACAGATGTTTGGAGGGCCATGTACAATTTGTGTCGAATTCAAGGTACTTGTGGTCTTAATGCTATCTGTGTATATGATCCTTTGGTTACTTTTGTTTCTTGCACATGCCCTCCAGGATTCAAGAAAAATTCTCTTGATCCCAATTCTTGTGATAGGATAAATCCAATTACAGACCTGAAAAGTACCAAGTTTTTACAATTGGATTATGTCAATTTTACTGGAGGAACAAACCTGACATTTTTTATGGTGTCAAATTTCACCACTTGCCAAGCTGAATGCCTAAGGAGGCAAAATTGCCTGGGATTTCTGTACAGGTATGATGGTACTACTACTTGCATACTTCAATTGGACAGACTTTTTTATGCATATTGGTCCTCAGGTGTTAAGGGTGCCTTTTTCTTGAGGGTTGATAAATCTGAGACAGCCACTGAACCAAAATTCACTGGCCTGACCTCTGTCTTGGAAACTTCTTGTCCTGTCACAATTAGGCTTCCATTTCCACCGGAAGAGTCCTCTGCCACCACTAGGAATATTGTGATTATATCTATATTTTTGGCAGCTGAATTGATTAGTggggttttctttttttgggctTTTCTCAAGAAGTACACTAAGTATAGGGACATGGCTAGGACATTTGGGCTTGAGAGTGTACCAGCAGGTGGACCTAAAAGGTTTAGCTATTCTGAAATTAGAGAGGCAACCAAAAATTTTTCTCAAGTTGTTGGAAAAGGTGGTTTTGGTATTGTTTACAAAGGAAATTTAAGGGATGGTAGGGTTGTTGCTGTTAAGGTTTTGAAAAATGTTACAGGCGGGGATTCTGATTTTTGGGCTGAGGTAACAATTATTGCCCGGATGCACCATCTCAATTTGGTCACATTATGGGGTTTTTGTACTGAGAAGGGTAGGAGGATGCTAGTGTACGAGTATGTGGCCAATGGCTCGTTAGACAAGTTCATTTTTCAGAAAAACGTTGATACATCAAATCTGCAACGAGAAAATATTTCGAATTCGAGTTTAGGTCAAAGACCTGTGCTTGAATTGAATATCCGATATCGGATTGCAGTTGGTGTGGCAAGAGCAATTGCATACTTGCATGAAGAATGTTTAGAATGGGTGCTACATTGTGACATAAAACCTGAAAACATCCTTTTGGGGGAAGATTTTTGCCCAAAGGTATCCGATTTCGGGCTAGCCAAGTTGAAGACAAAGGAGGACAGAATGAGCATGTCCGGAATCCGGGGCACCCGCGGATACTTGGCGCCGGAGTGGGTTCGAGGTGATCGACAAATTACGTCAAAATCCGATGTCTACAGTTTTGGCATGGTTCTGTTGGAAATAGTGACTGGTGTGAGAAATTTTGAGCAACAAAATTCAAAGATGGAGAGTGATCAGTGGTATCTTCCAATGTGGGCATTTGATAAGGTGTTCAAGGAAATGAATGTTGATGAGGTCTTGGACCCAAAAATCAGGCAGTCTCATGAAAACAGATCCCATTTAGATATAGTCAATAGGATGGTGAAGACAGCAATGTGGTGCCTTCAGGATAGACCAGATGATAGGCCATCAATGGGAAAAGTGGCCAAGATGTTGGAAGGGACAGTGGAGATCACAGAACCTAAAAGGCCTGTAATATTCTACCTGGGGACGGATGAACATACTGGGACTTTGAACAACCCTACCCAACATTAG
- the LOC113783857 gene encoding G-type lectin S-receptor-like serine/threonine-protein kinase At1g34300 translates to MYPLIFFIILSISNLHFSKSQLQKPKVLSSFSISNSSWTPTKNQILLSPNSTFAAGFLPLPSSPNLYTFSVWYYGITENNASIVWTANYDSPVNSSASLIIKPTGELSLSTPSGKNLWPSRPVSRRNTTALILQESGNLVFGDWASFVYPTTTMLPNQNITNAKRVLSSMNGKFKFYESKELVYNGDPDYYWTADNAFLNVDDQGRISKGNFQSFISSDLGDQKLRRLTLDEDGNLRLYSYDSSLDQWATVWQAVFNLCQIKGTCGANAICMYETSDSSTSCVCPPGFKKSSHDSCERKIPLTDLKNSNFFRLDYVNFTGAANSSSIQNLALSDCQAKCLAGDNCQGFQFKYDGKNDCILLMERLDYGFWSPGTETVMFLRVDSSETDENPEFTGMTTLMETACPVTIKLPLPPEESRATTRNIVIITTIFAAELISGIFFFWTFVKKYTKYRDMARTFGLEVMPAGGLKKFSYAELKDATKNFSDVIGRGGFGTVYKGVLGDGRVVAVKALKNVAGGDADFWAEVNIIARMHHLNLVRLWGFCTEKNRRLLVYEHVPNGSLDKFIFQRDLVNLDLDESPQELADRKPVLDWNIRYRIALGVARAIAYLHEECLEWVLHCDIKPENILLGDDFCPKVSDFGLAKLKKKEDIVTKSRFRGTPGYLAPEWLRPEPITSKSDVYSFGLVLLEMVAGKRNFDQQNSEVDSHEWYFPSWAFDKVFKEMNVDDILDPIIKHSYDSTAHFDMVNRMVKTAMWCLQDRAENRPTMGKVAKMLEGTVEIIEPKRPTIFFIRDEDD, encoded by the coding sequence ATGTATCCTTTgatcttcttcatcatcttaAGCATCTCAAATCTTCATTTCTCAAAATCCCAACTCCAAAAACCAAAAGTTTTGTCATCCTTTTCCATTTCTAACTCATCATGGACTCCAACCAAGAACCAAATCCTTCTTTCTCCTAACTCTACTTTTGCTGCAGGCTTTCTCCCTTTGCCTTCTTCTCCAAATCTTTACACATTCTCAGTTTGGTACTATGGAATAACCGAAAACAATGCTAGCATAGTATGGACCGCCAATTATGACTCCCCTGTTAATAGTTCAGCTTCATTGATCATCAAACCGACTGGGGAGCTGAGCTTAAGCACCCCTTCTGGTAAAAATCTCTGGCCTTCAAGACCTGTTAGCAGAAGAAACACAACAGCTCTCATTCTTCAAGAAAGTGGGAATTTGGTTTTTGGTGATTGGGCAAGTTTTGTTTATCCCACTACTACAATGCTTCCCAATCAGAATATTACAAATGCAAAGAGAGTTCTTTCCAGTATGAATGGGAAGTTCAAGTTTTATGAGTCTAAAGAACTTGTGTACAACGGAGATCCAGATTATTACTGGACTGCTGACAATGCCTTCTTGAACGTGGATGATCAGGGGAGGATTTCAAAAGGAAACTtccaatcattcatttcatcaGACCTGGGAGATCAGAAGTTGAGAAGGTTGACTCTTGATGAAGATGGAAATCTCAGGCTTTACAGCTATGACTCAAGCTTGGATCAATGGGCAACTGTATGGCAAGCCGTGTTCAACTTGTGTCAAATTAAAGGTACGTGCGGCGCAAATGCTATATGTATGTATGAAACTTCAGATTCCTCTACTTCTTGTGTATGTCCACCAGGGTTCAAGAAAAGCTCCCATGATTCCTGTGAAAGGAAAATTCCATtgactgatttgaaaaacaGCAACTTCTTCCGTCTGGATTATGTGAATTTTACCGGAGCAGCGAACTCTTCAAGTATTCAGAATTTGGCTTTATCTGATTGTCAAGCTAAATGCTTGGCTGGAGATAATTGTCAAGGCTTTCAGTTCAAATATGATGGCAAAAATGACTGCATACTTCTGATGGAAAGACTAGATTATGGGTTCTGGTCTCCAGGTACTGAAACTGTCATGTTTTTGAGGGTTGATAGCTCTGAAACAGATGAAAATCCAGAGTTCACTGGTATGACAACCTTAATGGAAACAGCTTGTCCTGTTACAATCAAGCTCCCCTTACCACCTGAAGAATCCAGGGCTACAACTAGGAATATTGTGATCATCACAACTATTTTTGCTGCTGAACTGATTAGTGGTATTTTCTTCTTCTGGACCTTTGTCAAGAAGTACACTAAGTATAGGGACATGGCTAGGACATTTGGTCTTGAAGTCATGCCTGCAGGTGGTCTTAAAAAGTTCAGTTATGCTGAGCTGAAAGATGCTACAAAAAATTTCTCTGATGTTATTGGAAGAGGTGGTTTTGGTACTGTTTACAAAGGAGTTTTAGGTGATGGCAGGGTAGTCGCTGTTAAGGCCCTGAAAAATGTTGCAGGAGGGGATGCTGATTTTTGGGCTGAGGTAAATATTATAGCCCGGATGCATCATCTGAATTTGGTCAGGCTATGGGGGTTTTGTACTGAGAAGAATAGGAGGTTGTTGGTTTATGAGCATGTGCCTAATGGCTCACTGGACAAGTTCATTTTCCAAAGAGATTTGGTCAATTTGGATCTTGACGAATCTCCACAGGAATTGGCTGACCGGAAACCCGTCCTTGATTGGAATATCCGGTACCGGATCGCCCTCGGCGTGGCACGGGCAATTGCTTACCTGCATGAGGAATGTTTAGAATGGGTGCTGCATTGTGACATTAAGCCTGAGAACATCCTCCTGGGAGATGATTTTTGCCCAAAAGTATCAGACTTTGGGTTGGCTAAATTGAAGAAAAAGGAGGACATCGTGACCAAGTCAAGGTTCCGGGGCACACCTGGATATTTGGCTCCCGAATGGCTCCGACCGGAGCCCATTACGTCGAAATCCGACGTCTACAGCTTTGGATTGGTGTTACTGGAAATGGTAGCTGGTAAGAGGAATTTTGATCAGCAGAACTCAGAGGTGGACAGTCATGAATGGTACTTTCCAAGTTGGGCATTTGACAAGGTGTTCAAAGAAATGAacgttgatgacattttggacCCAATAATCAAGCATTCTTATGACAGCACTGCACATTTTGATATGGTCAATAGGATGGTCAAGACAGCTATGTGGTGCCTTCAAGACCGGGCGGAAAATAGGCCAACAATGGGAAAGGTAGCCAAGATGTTGGAAGGGACCGTGGAGATCATTGAGCCGAAAAGACCCACAATTTTCTTCATTAGAGATGAGGATGACTAG